DNA sequence from the Acipenser ruthenus chromosome 20, fAciRut3.2 maternal haplotype, whole genome shotgun sequence genome:
TGTTTAAACAAAGGAGTACAGTTTTGTTTTCTTAACTTGGGTAGGCTGTAGAATGCAATCGGTATGGctgcaataaaatacattttataacaatTTTAACAACAATGCTAAAAATGGCTATATTAAAAGAAATGCTTGAATTTTAAGTCTGTAGGGTTAGAAACGCAGGCTAATCCCTCACCCAGTCCTGGTGACTCAAAACGCCTGAGACCTGGTCATTTCAGTAACATAgagagttctgaaacccaggacagggtgaagggctagtgtgagttttgAGCCCTGCTAAATCTGAATTTATGGGTTTAGGCCAACTGAACGCTGTCATGTTAAAAGCACTGGCGACTGAAGTCCATCGCAAAGGGAAGGCCAGGTTACAGCTTGACCAACCACAAACTGCAGAAGCACCTGCCATCCAAGCTCCAATCAGCAGCCCTTTATCAAAGGCGGTCAGATCTGGTCTACTGTCTTGCCCATtctgactgaaactgacttggaACAGGGAGATGTAGCTTccatatattacagaatacatgtcagggatgccatgtaaataataaatacgtGAAGGGACAGCCCTTTTATGTACACGTGTGTGCTGCACATCTTTCTCTTTGTTACGTTCTGTAATTATTAGAAACATACACTCTGCCTTGTTTGTGAAGACCCAGTTAGTAATTGGAGCCCACAATAACCGATCTGTACAGAAAAAACAAATCCTTGATAACTGTTCAACATgccttattttattaaaaaagtttCAAAAGCACCTAACACCAAAACGTGACGCAAACGTTGTTCAAACCAGTAACATGAgttaaaataccaaaaataaaaccTCTAAAATCTATAAAAACAATTAGAAAACATCCATGGATATAGCTTTCTGCACCACACTTTTCACTCACATTTTCTTTagctgtgtattttattatttttatagccTTTATCTAATTcacattttgttttgggtttacattttttagaaactATCTGTTTGAATTGTATAGTTGGCTGGGTTCACAGATCTTGGCTATCCTGGACAACGTGTTACCTTTTGATCACATGCTTGGCACACTAATAGGCTCTGTGAAACTGGGCATGACTCTAAGGCCAGCTATCAGGAGtaaaactttataaaaaatatatttttagttttagcTGGAACATTTAGTTAATCCACAAACAGAACATATTCTTTCCCCAGTGATTCTACCATTATTTAccaaatctgaaaaacaaaagacataCAACAATTAGAACATATTTACACAAAATAATAGTACGGTCCAATTGTAAAAAAGTGTATAAATACAGTAACTATTTACTcgccaagtacagctggtacaccagagtgtaccGGTCTCCCTGCCACACAcattcttacatccactaggggcagcgtgttgcagggggacaggttaacggTTACACTGTGGTGCACCTAATGTGCGAAGGCACAATACATGTTAATCACCAGGATGTGGCGATGACTGATGATGATATACAAGGTGACCTACACAAGAAGATCAATTCATTAGTTAAGATacagtagctgtgacattttaCACTCGTAACAAGCTGCTGTCTGAACCTTCCTGTCACATACCCGCAGTGTTTAAATCAGTGTGACATCGATGGGATCCTGCGCTGAAGCCCCCAGTTTCTGCAGTGCGTCTTTGATTCCGTTCCTCAGCTCCTCGTAGTTTGGATTTTCGTTGTAGCCCAGAGCCATCACCTGATCCAGGTAAACCTGCAGAGCTGCTATAACACAGAGCCGGCAAGTTATACAAAGGCTTTTCCAGATACCAAATGCCAGATACTGGTTCTACAAGCACTCAGCGGCAGAGCTGCATGAAACATACTGAGCTCATTTAAAAGGAATGAGAGCAGTGTTTCACCCTGGACAGCAGACTGGGAAGTACCTGAAGTTTTTCTTTTACCGAAGCCCTGTTCCAGCAGACCCTTCACGTCCGTCTTGTACCTAAAGGGGGCAATGCAACAGGAGAGTCTTTGGAATTGGTCTTCGCATAATTTAATGGTAGATTGACCCctttttatattcaaaataaacaataatgctTCTATATGCTGCTGTCCATATCAGATCAAGGGATTTACAAGATCTGCACACCACACATAACCACAACAAATCCTGATGATGATGTGGATAATGATGTAGAAACTTCATGTTTCTACTGTGTAAGATGTACTGCATCTCAAGTGCTGAACCACTATAAgctaaaactagaagaaactgtgtcaagtagacaaatgttttgactagtgACTTCCTCAGTACCTAAGAACTTATTACCAAGGAATTCTGCTGAAATTCTGCTTACAGTGGTTCTTTTCCATAGCTTTGAAGCTATGGAAGAGAACCACTGTAAGCTACAATATGAATGCGAACATGCTTCTCTGAGGGACTTGCCTCTCCTTCTCTGCCATGACAGTGCTGGGGTTGTCGATCTGATCGGACCAGGGCAGGGAGCCGCACATCCACTTCAGCATGCAGTACCCCAGAGACTGGAGATCACTGCGACGGGACGGGCCTGGGGGGTACGGAGGAGAACAATTCTACATCATCATACTCTTTGTTCTCATACAAAAACCCTCTGGCTCGCTTCATTCCACCATCCAGCATACTGTCCTGAATCAACGCTATACAGGGTTAAACCCTACTCCGGGTGTTCGATCTTTTACACAAGCAAAACGCTCACCCGCCCCTTTGTGGGAATCGATGCTGAGGAACTCCACAGCGCCCTCGTGTGGTGTCCTGCTGAGTTCTCGGTACTCAACGTGGTTGCCACTGGGGCTGTAGCGGAATGCGTAACAGTACCCGGCAAGGTGTACCTGTCATGAGGGGGAGAGGTAAGAACGAAACCTCCACAACTCTGCGTTTACAGAAAGCAGAGTaacacatgtactgtacacacaGGGCATTTCAGAACCATATGTGCCACGGATGTccaattccactccaggtttaacaggtaacatgagataatgagctacttcagggtctgcatggaggtttaattggttcaattaagaacAGGGTTGGGAtgaagaccaggagtggaagggccaactttggccacccctgatataCCGATGCTCACTATATATGCCAAACAGTGACACTGTTTAATTTTCATTGCACAGGAAAGTCAGAAAAGCCTGAATTACTGTACAGGTGAGTCCACTTGCCTGCTTGAGATCCGTGGGGTCCACGTACACGTTTTCTGCACGGATATCTGCGTGTACATACTCATTGTCGTGGATGTACTCCAGAACGTCAAGCTGGAGAATTAAGAAAAAGCAAAAAAGTTTTCATTTCACAGCTGGGTCTTTAAACAtgtacggctggtttcacagaccccgatcaGCACTGGGATGTTACGTTATGTTAATGTTACGCTAGGTAAGGTAATTCCGCAGGTAAGGCtggtgctaatcggggtctgtgaaaccagctgacagACATATGGCTTCACTGAGTGAAACTGAGAAGTCTAGAAAATGACGAGAGAATGCTACATAGTCTAGGGCAGGGGAGTCGAACTCCATTCTACAAAGGGACATGCTGGAATCTGACATTTCACTGAAACAATGtcattacttttatttttgtttctatgTATTTTTAGGGACAGctagccattaaaaaaaatgcaatatacaGAAGCCAACATGTACTATAACACCGTCGTTACAACTGATGTCCTTGTGTCTGACATCCCTGTTCTAggtaatactattattattattattattattatttatttcttagcagacgcccttatccagggcgacttacagttgttagcagatatcacattatttttacatacaattccccatttatacagttgggtttttactggagcaatctaggtaaagtaccttgctcaagggtacagcagcagtgtcctcaccagggattgaacccacaaccctccggtcaagagtccagagccctaaccactactccacactgctgccctatacaatGCTGATTACTTTAACGATGCAGTTACACTGAATGCAGTCCAGTCTCAGCAGTGTAAATGTGCTTGTTGTTGATATGGCCGTTGCCACTTCGAATGCAAGGCTCTGATTCCCAGACCTGGTTGACTCAAGTCTCCTATGACTGCCGGGCCGAATAAAAGGGAAATTCTACTGAGTAACAAAAGCGTCCCCATGGGAACCCCTGGATTCAGTCAAGATTCCAGGCTCTTGGACAGCACGCGGCTGAATCCACCTAATAAAGTGCTGATGAGCTGAGACTGAATGACTCACACGCAGTACAGCAGCCTGGAGCAGCAAGGAAGATCATTACTGCTCATTTGGAGACAATGCAGTTTACCTCCAATAAACTAGGGGCATTCCTGAATTCAGGGGTTTCCAGTTTTCCTGCTAAGGAAGGACAAACTCCCAAAAGAAATTCAGAACTGCAGATGAAGGAAATGGAAACAACACGTGGAAAGACATTCCGGAAACACTGTATGCCATGGGAATTTTAAAAGACGCCAGAAACATGACTATTTGCTTTTAATGTTTTCTTGTATTACAACAGGAACCTTTTACAGTGAAATGACCAATCTACAGTATTAGTACAGTTTGCTGTTGATACACTCTTCTGGTTTAGGAGTTCTCCTTGTGTTTTCCTGGGGTTATGCTGCCACCTAGAGGTACTGCTTGTTATGCACAACCAGGACCACTTATGAGACACGATGCACTTAGAATTTGTGTTCCTCTGGTGTACATTTCATTTTTCTATTTCTCTTTCTCATACAATGCTTCCGTTAGAAACGTATTCATCTTTCatgtatgcatttgtttatttatttatattttattcatgaaCTAAAGAGGAAACTATGCCACACAACGTGACCAGGCGCACAGCGGGTGTGCAGtagtgctgtactgtatgtttaatgAGGATGGACTGAAGGCTTCTGCCTGCGACGGTCACACTCACAATCCTGCAGGCCACCTGAAAGACAGCCCTCTCAGACAGCGAGGCTCCGTTCTCACCCATGATGGACTGCAGGGTCACGCCCATGTTTGGAAGGATTAGaaacctgaaacaaaaacacaagcatgCAGTTGCAGCGAGGTATACCAGCTATCAGTGACAGCGTTAGTTGCCCCGTAGCGTATCCTGACTCAGCCTCTCAGTGCTGCTACTCGCATACCTGTAGGTATCTGCATGGAGCCCGAAGCCGACACAGGTTGGGATCCCCAGGAAATGCATCTTGTGGTGTTTCCTCCATTTATCAACTGGACAAAAACAAGGGCACAGAAAAACTGCATTCTTTATAGAGTTATGCATTCGTTATTTTGCTACAATTAACTACCTCAAAATCTCTCATACTGTAAGTGCCCTGGATTTGCAGGACCCCCTACATTTCAATACTAGTCTGTGCAGTTCTGTTCTTTTAAATACACAGACCCTTTGCACAACGTCATGCTTGAATCAATGACAATCGCTTAGATATTTATATTGATTTCATTACGTTTAAGTGTAATTTGTGTCTGTAAACGATAACCGCATCTGTTCTATGATATCCTGCCAGAGCCTCCTGTAAATACTGCCCATTCATTCAATGGTaaagtaaacataaataaaaggttGTTAGAAGGGTTATGCTAATCCACAGCTGCAAGAAACTCCAAGGAACTTGCCTGCTGCTGGCTTCGCTGCACGCTGCAAGAAATTCTGTTCATTGAATATTTTTCCATCCTTGGCAGCCTACGGAGATACAGcagtatgttatatatatatatatatatataggttattCTGGCAGGGGTAAGAATCTCTGCTACGTACCAGTTTGAGAATGTACTTGTAATCTTCTGAACAAGCTCCGGAAGTATACAGGACAGCTGggggaaacaaaaaaaagaaatgagtgTAAATTGTAGTTCTTGAAAAGCACAGAGCGTAACTAGATAAGAACCAGTAAAGAATGAGAATGCTCTTTGTTTTTAGAATCTCCACTGCCCTGGAACACTATACTGGTAAACtgcatgtgtaacagggcggaggctgggctcGAACCAGCAACCACGCGCACAGCAAGCGAGCGTCATTACCACAAGAGAGCCGGACTCCTCTGCAtctgtggttatagagcttttaactcACCCTCGCTCACCGTGATAGAGCTTTTAACTCACCCCCGCGCACATGCAATACTGTCTCTTTTGCTACCAGTAGCATCCCCAGATTTTTTAGAATGCGTCTACTGGTAACCATGAAGTCTCGTACTGCAGGTACCGCAATAAGGAAGCCAAGTGATAAGGACTGATGCTTCCTCAGGGAtgaaaaaaatattgtcattgcatagcagtttcactcattccaggttttattatgagcttgattagtcacagtgtatacgtaacaagctcaggtctgactcatagtaaaaacaggaagggatcacactgctatgcaattggagtcttatttccatctctgttcCTGCAACTTTGATCTGACATGGACTCATTCCCTGTGGAGTCGCTCATGGCTACGTAGTCCAATCGGAGGCTTTCCTCTGTGCCAGTGTTGGGGATCCCCTCACCTCCATAGAGAATCCCGCAGTCGCTCTGCTCCAGCAGCTTCGCGAGCCTCCACTTCTTGTTGCTGGTGTCGGTCAGGACCTCGTTCTCTGACAGCGGCTCGATGCCACTCATTCTCCGGGCTCTCTTGCCTTTGCCTTtggctgacagagagagagagagagagggtttaTTTTGCTGTCTTTAGTGCAAGCACATGTTATCGTCATGGGTAActatcatatcatatcatatcaccTACTACTATATGTGTtcataatattacatttcttatctGCTTAATGTCCTGTTATGTTTGATCTGTGAGATTCTGTATTTTTCTTTCTGCTCAGGTTTTAGGTTTTTGATATTTGCTATGCTTACTCACTGTTCCAGCTAGAATTGCCCTGGCATGAATGTTATTAAGACAGGCTGACTCTGCCCCCTTGTGTCCTAAGCTGGCCTCCCTGCTTACCCTGAGCTTTGGAGcgtggggagggagagggggagggggagggggagagggagggggagggggagggggcggtctcgctgctgtgcacaTCCTTCTCTTTCACCCTCGAGGGTCCCGGACGCTTCCTGGCACAGCGGGACGCCCGCAGAGGAGAGCGTGATGTCACAGAGAGGGGGGAGCTCTGGTCTGCACAAAAGTAACACATCAGTGTTTATATATGACTGGCTTTTAAAAATCTGAACAAAAGAAAGACAATTTCTCAGTTCTCAGTCTATTAGACAAATGTGTCGGCTGTCCTAGTACACTGAAGACGGCAGAAAGGTGACACATTTGCCTACTGAAACTTTCTGGCTTACTTTCACCCAATTTTGTGCACGCTTTTGGCTGCTATAGTATACATATCCATACTTTTCCACCACATGTTGGGGGCCACACTATTTCCATAATGACAAATTCAAAGTCTCTTGCTTCCACATTTTTGTCACTTTGGTTCAAGCACAGCCCCTGGTATGTCATGAAGTCTCCCCGCTTACCTGCAGAAGCCGATTTGGAAATGACAGACGACTCTGCGACgcgcttctcctcctcctctttgatACTGGCGAACAGCACCCGTTTCATTGGAGTCGTACACAATGGAGAGCGCGGCGGCAAATCAATGTGGCTGCCCTGCCCTGTAGACAtaacaaaacacatacatacaggACAGtgccgtttgtgtgtgtgtgtgtgtgtgtgtgtgtgtgtgtgtgtgtgtgtgtgtgtgtgtgagagagagagagggagagagagagagagatacagcagAGAATTAAAAAAGGAGAATCAGGGTCCAACAGAATACTCATCAATAACTAGAAATAATGAATAAGAAAAGTCATTGATAAACTGttaactcactattttaataattagatACAATGTTTCAGCTTTGCCGCCTTCAGATACGAAATGTTAAAAGAGATAAAAACCAGGCCTGGCACTACACCTCACACTGCATGCCCAACTGTTTATTAATGACTACTGTAAATATCAATCAAATAGGGAAATACCCCCCACCTGTGCTGCAGCTCGCTGAATAGGGGCTGGCATGGGACACAGCCATCTGGGAGATGCTGTCTGTCACAGTTTCCTCGGGGTCCTGCTGAGGCAGCATCACCCCGCAGGACGGGCAGAATTTAAAACCGGCCTCAATCTTGGTGCCGCAGTGCGGGCAGAAGCGAACAATCATGCTGTTAAGAGAGGTAGGCAATCAGCAGCAGCAAACAGGAGAGCTCTTTCATATCCGAAcacagactcccgttgcacagcagtctgatccattccaggttttaaacctggaatggatcaaactgcaatgctatgggagtcttatttaaatCCTTGTTCTTGCAAAAATTAAGCCGACCATTTCCATTTAGTTCTTCGGTgctgcattaataataataataataataataataataataataataataataataatcagtgacACTAGCAAGTGGTCCATGGTCCCCCAATTAGCAGATAAGGTAAAGGAAGGTAGGCTTAAGATTAGTGAGAAATGTTGTCTTGTCTGTGAACATAAGGAGCACTTGAtgcttcatatattttttttttttattagttctgTAGTAGAAC
Encoded proteins:
- the LOC117425394 gene encoding inactive serine/threonine-protein kinase VRK3-like isoform X3, which gives rise to MIVRFCPHCGTKIEAGFKFCPSCGVMLPQQDPEETVTDSISQMAVSHASPYSASCSTGQGSHIDLPPRSPLCTTPMKRVLFASIKEEEEKRVAESSVISKSASAAKGKGKRARRMSGIEPLSENEVLTDTSNKKWRLAKLLEQSDCGILYGAVLYTSGACSEDYKYILKLAAKDGKIFNEQNFLQRAAKPAAVDKWRKHHKMHFLGIPTCVGFGLHADTYRFLILPNMGVTLQSIMGENGASLSERAVFQVACRILDVLEYIHDNEYVHADIRAENVYVDPTDLKQVHLAGYCYAFRYSPSGNHVEYRELSRTPHEGAVEFLSIDSHKGAGPSRRSDLQSLGYCMLKWMCGSLPWSDQIDNPSTVMAEKERYKTDVKGLLEQGFGKRKTSAALQVYLDQVMALGYNENPNYEELRNGIKDALQKLGASAQDPIDVTLI
- the LOC117425394 gene encoding inactive serine/threonine-protein kinase VRK3-like isoform X1, which codes for MIVRFCPHCGTKIEAGFKFCPSCGVMLPQQDPEETVTDSISQMAVSHASPYSASCSTGQGSHIDLPPRSPLCTTPMKRVLFASIKEEEEKRVAESSVISKSASADQSSPLSVTSRSPLRASRCARKRPGPSRVKEKDVHSSETAPSPSPSLSPSPSPSPSPRSKAQAKGKGKRARRMSGIEPLSENEVLTDTSNKKWRLAKLLEQSDCGILYGAVLYTSGACSEDYKYILKLAAKDGKIFNEQNFLQRAAKPAAVDKWRKHHKMHFLGIPTCVGFGLHADTYRFLILPNMGVTLQSIMGENGASLSERAVFQVACRILDVLEYIHDNEYVHADIRAENVYVDPTDLKQVHLAGYCYAFRYSPSGNHVEYRELSRTPHEGAVEFLSIDSHKGAGPSRRSDLQSLGYCMLKWMCGSLPWSDQIDNPSTVMAEKERYKTDVKGLLEQGFGKRKTSAALQVYLDQVMALGYNENPNYEELRNGIKDALQKLGASAQDPIDVTLI
- the LOC117425394 gene encoding inactive serine/threonine-protein kinase VRK3-like isoform X2 — translated: MIVRFCPHCGTKIEAGFKFCPSCGVMLPQQDPEETVTDSISQMAVSHASPYSASCSTGQGSHIDLPPRSPLCTTPMKRVLFASIKEEEEKRVAESSVISKSASADQSSPLSVTSRSPLRASRCARKRPGPSRVKEKDVHSSETAPSPSPSLSPSPSPSPSPRSKAQAKGKGKRARRMSGIEPLSENEVLTDTSNKKWRLAKLLEQSDCGILYGAVLYTSGACSEDYKYILKLAAKDGKIFNEQNFLQRAAKPAAVDKWRKHHKMHFLGIPTCVGFGLHADTYRFLILPNMGVTLQSIMGENGASLSERAVFQVACRILDVLEYIHDNEYVHADIRAENVYVDPTDLKQVHLAGYCYAFRYSPSGNHVEYRELSRTPHEGAVEFLSIDSHKGAGPSRRSDLQSLGYCMLKWMCGSLPWSDQIDNPSTVMAEKERYKTDVKGLLEQGFGKRKTSALQVYLDQVMALGYNENPNYEELRNGIKDALQKLGASAQDPIDVTLI